The nucleotide sequence GCCCGCGCCGGCAAGAAGGCCGCGGCGAAAAAGCGCGCCGCCAAGAAAGGGGCGACCAAGAGCAAGCGCGTCGTGAAGAAAGCCGGCAAGGCTTCGAAGAAGGCTGCAAGGAAAGCCGCGCCGAAGTCACCCAGAAAGGCTGCGAAGAAGGCAGCCAAGAAATCCGTCAAGAAATCAGCGAAGAAATCAGCGAACAAGACCACGAAGACGCGCGCGGTAACTTCGCAAGAAACGAACCCTGTCGTACCGGCGGCCCCTGTAGCTCAACGCGCAAAGCGAACCACGCCGCGCGCGAAGCCGGCTGCCGCCGTCCAGCCGGCGGCGGCTGCCGAGCGCAACACCTATTTCATCACGACCGCGATCGCCTATCCCAATGGCATTCCGCATATCGGCCACGCCTATGAAGCGATCGCGACCGATGCGCTGGCGCGGTTTCAGCGGCTCAACGGCAAGGACGTCTTTTTCCTGACCGGCACTGACGAGCACGGCCTGAAGATGGTGCAGACGGCCGAGAGCGAAGGCATGGGCGTCGCTGACCTCGCCGCGCGCAATGCCGGCCGGTTCAGGGAGATGGACGAACGTCTGAACGTATCGTTCGACCGTTTCATCCGCACCACGGAGCCTGACCATCATCGCTCGGTCCAGGTGATCTGGAACCGGATGCAGCAGAACGGCGACATCTATATCGACACCTATGCCGGCTGGTATTCGGTGCGCGACGAAGCCTATTACGCCGAGGAGGAAACCGTCCTCGGCGAGGACAATGTGCGCCGCGGCCCGCAGGGCTCGCCGGTCGAGTGGGTCGAGGAGAAGAGCTACTTCTTCAAACTGTCGGCCTATCAGGACCGCCTGCTCGCACTTTACGAGAGCCAGCCTGATTTCATCGGGCCGGATTCCCGCCGCAACGAAGTCATCAGCTTCGTGAAGGGCGGCCTGAAGGACCTGTCAATCTCGCGCACGACGTTCGACTGGGGCGTCAAGGTGCCCAACGACCCCGAACACGTGATGTATGTCTGGGTCGATGCGCTGACCAACTACATCACCGGCGTCGGCTTCCCCGACGAGAGCGATCCGAACTGGCGCTACTGGCCTGCGGACGTGCACGTCATCGGCAAGGACATCATCCGCTTCCACGCGGTGTACTGGCCGGCGTTCCTGATGTCGGCCGGCATTCCCGTGCAGAAGCGGGTCTATGCCCACGGCTTCCTGTTCAGCAGGGGCGAGAAGATGTCGAAGTCGGTCGGCAACGTCGTCGATCCCTTCAATCTGGCCGATCAATATGGTGTCGACCAGATGCGCTACTTCTTCTTGCGCGAGGTGCCGTTCGGGCAGGACGGCAACTACAACCATGAAGCCATCGTCGCGCGCATCAATGCCGACCTCGCCAACGATCTCGGCAACCTGGCGCAGCGCTCGCTGTCGATGATCGCAAAGCAACTCGGCGGCGTGCTGCCGGAGCCCGGCGAGTTCACCGACAATGACAAGGAGATCCTGGCGGAGGCAGATGCCATGCTGGGGGCGTCGCGAACCGCGATGGCGACGCAACAGATCCATCAATGGCTGAATACGGTGTGGTCTGTGGTCGCGGAAGCCAACCGCTATTTCGCGGGCGAGGCGCCGTGGGCGCTGGCAAAAACCGATCCCGCGCGGCAGAAAACCGTGTTGTACGTGACGGCGGAGGTCGTGCGGCAGGTCGCCATCCTGACCCAGCCGGTGATGCCGGATGCCTCGAGCAAGCTGCTCGACAGTCTCGGCATTCCCGACGAAAAGGGGGCGCGCGATTTCGCAGCGCTCGCCACGCGGATCAAGGCTGGCACGACCCTGCCGGCGCCGGTCGGCGTATTTCCGCGCTACGTCGAACCAAAGGCGGATTGAGCCGTTTGCAAGCCATGCTCGTCGACAGCCACTGCCACCTCGACTTTCCGGATTTTGCCGAAGATCTCGACGCTATCGTTGCGCGCGCCGAGACCGCCGGAATCGGCCGTATCGTCACGATCTCGACTCGGGTCAAGCGGCTCGGCGGGCTGCTGGCGATCGCCGAGCGGTTTCCCAATGTCTATTGCTCGGTCGGCACCCATCCGCATCAGGCCGATGAGGAAGATGGCATTCCCGCCAGCGAACTGATCGAACTGACCAAGCACCCGAAGGTCGTGGCGCTGGGCGAGGCGGGGCTGGATTATTTCTACCAGCACGGCTCGCGCGAGGCGCAGGAGCGCGGCTTTCGCGCGCATATCGCGGCGGCGCGAGCGACAGGGTTGCCGCTGGTGATCCATACCCGCGAGGCGGATGACGATTGCGGCCGCATTCTCGAAGACGAAATCGCCAAGGGACCGTTTCGCGCGGTGCTGCATTGCTACACCGGCGGACGCGAACTCGCGATGAAGGCGATTGCGCTGGGACTATCGATCTCGTTCACGGGCATCCTGACGTTCAAGAAGTCCGAAGCGTTGCGCGAACTCG is from Bradyrhizobium sp. AZCC 2176 and encodes:
- the metG gene encoding methionine--tRNA ligase codes for the protein MAKAGKKASKKRKAKKTRKALPARAGKKAAAKKRAAKKGATKSKRVVKKAGKASKKAARKAAPKSPRKAAKKAAKKSVKKSAKKSANKTTKTRAVTSQETNPVVPAAPVAQRAKRTTPRAKPAAAVQPAAAAERNTYFITTAIAYPNGIPHIGHAYEAIATDALARFQRLNGKDVFFLTGTDEHGLKMVQTAESEGMGVADLAARNAGRFREMDERLNVSFDRFIRTTEPDHHRSVQVIWNRMQQNGDIYIDTYAGWYSVRDEAYYAEEETVLGEDNVRRGPQGSPVEWVEEKSYFFKLSAYQDRLLALYESQPDFIGPDSRRNEVISFVKGGLKDLSISRTTFDWGVKVPNDPEHVMYVWVDALTNYITGVGFPDESDPNWRYWPADVHVIGKDIIRFHAVYWPAFLMSAGIPVQKRVYAHGFLFSRGEKMSKSVGNVVDPFNLADQYGVDQMRYFFLREVPFGQDGNYNHEAIVARINADLANDLGNLAQRSLSMIAKQLGGVLPEPGEFTDNDKEILAEADAMLGASRTAMATQQIHQWLNTVWSVVAEANRYFAGEAPWALAKTDPARQKTVLYVTAEVVRQVAILTQPVMPDASSKLLDSLGIPDEKGARDFAALATRIKAGTTLPAPVGVFPRYVEPKAD
- a CDS encoding TatD family hydrolase, giving the protein MLVDSHCHLDFPDFAEDLDAIVARAETAGIGRIVTISTRVKRLGGLLAIAERFPNVYCSVGTHPHQADEEDGIPASELIELTKHPKVVALGEAGLDYFYQHGSREAQERGFRAHIAAARATGLPLVIHTREADDDCGRILEDEIAKGPFRAVLHCYTGGRELAMKAIALGLSISFTGILTFKKSEALRELAAELPADRIMVETDSPYLAPGKFRGKRNEPSYVVEVAKVLAETRGVSLEEISRLTTENFFRLFSKVPAQKAAA